From Fusobacterium sp. FSA-380-WT-3A, a single genomic window includes:
- a CDS encoding site-specific integrase, with the protein MKDIKTRHLQEAMDNCSKGQSTKRKIKYLFGQMFAYAMQNDIITKDYSSFVDIGKNTTENKREPFSNKEIEILWKYLLDIEFIDTILIMIYSGFRIGELLELETKNIDLINMTMTGGLKTEAGKNRLIPIHPKIFPLIKNRYNKNNKYLILNFKGQKMKYDNYYREKFLPIMEQLNMKHRPHDCRHTFATLLSNANANATAIKKMIGHESYITTEKYILVRI; encoded by the coding sequence ATGAAAGACATTAAAACTAGACATTTGCAAGAAGCTATGGATAACTGTTCAAAAGGACAATCAACCAAAAGAAAAATAAAATACCTATTCGGACAAATGTTTGCTTATGCTATGCAGAATGATATTATTACTAAAGATTATAGTTCATTTGTAGATATTGGAAAAAATACTACAGAAAATAAAAGAGAACCATTTAGTAATAAAGAAATAGAAATACTATGGAAATATTTGCTTGATATTGAGTTTATAGATACTATTCTTATTATGATATATAGTGGCTTTAGAATAGGAGAATTATTAGAACTTGAAACTAAGAATATAGACCTTATCAATATGACTATGACTGGAGGATTAAAAACAGAAGCAGGTAAAAACAGATTAATTCCCATACATCCTAAGATATTTCCTTTAATTAAAAATAGATACAATAAAAATAATAAATATCTAATTCTTAACTTTAAAGGTCAAAAAATGAAGTATGATAATTACTATAGAGAAAAGTTTCTTCCTATCATGGAACAATTAAACATGAAACATAGACCACACGATTGTCGTCATACTTTTGCTACACTTCTTAGTAATGCCAATGCTAATGCTACTGCTATTAAGAAAATGATAGGACATGAAAGCTATATTACTACTGAAAAATATATACTCGTAAGGATATAG
- a CDS encoding glucose PTS transporter subunit IIA, which produces MGLFDFFKPKKDSKKVVEIYSPLVGKVIPLEEVPDEAFSQKMIGDGCAIDPLPGAIYCPVDGEIDIFGTYHAVSIETTNGLELIVHFGVDTVKLDKKGLVKVCDSTTVKKRTKLVKYDLEFIKNNVPSVKTPILITNMDIVESIEIVAKGIVRPGDLLMKVTLK; this is translated from the coding sequence ATGGGATTATTTGATTTTTTTAAACCTAAAAAAGATAGTAAAAAAGTTGTAGAAATATATTCTCCACTAGTAGGAAAGGTTATTCCTTTAGAAGAAGTTCCAGATGAAGCATTTTCTCAAAAAATGATAGGAGATGGTTGTGCTATTGACCCATTACCAGGTGCCATCTATTGTCCTGTTGATGGTGAAATAGATATATTTGGAACTTATCATGCTGTTAGTATTGAAACTACTAATGGATTAGAATTAATTGTACACTTTGGTGTTGATACTGTAAAATTAGATAAAAAAGGTCTAGTAAAAGTTTGTGATTCAACTACAGTAAAAAAAAGAACTAAACTAGTGAAATATGATTTAGAGTTTATAAAAAATAATGTTCCATCAGTAAAAACTCCTATTTTAATTACAAATATGGATATTGTAGAATCTATTGAGATTGTTGCTAAAGGAATAGTACGACCAGGAGATTTATTAATGAAAGTTACTCTTAAATAG